From the genome of Gammaproteobacteria bacterium:
ACTTTTAGTCCAGTTGAGCATTTGCAAAATCCTATTATTGAAAAATGGAATAACGCTAATGATAGACTGAAAGAATTACTGCGTGACGACAAAGGTATTCAATTGCAACCCATCGATCCACCTTATCGTGTTGCTTACTACTATGAGCCGTCAACTCTAGAAGATGTTACTTTACAGAAAATAGCGGATGCAGGCTGTGACACAATTTTGTCCTGCGATGTCTATTTAGATATTGTACCAAAAGGGGTTAACAAAGGTTCTACCTTGCTACAATTGTTGAAATCCTTAGATGTAAATGCTGAAACGGTTATAACAAGTGGTGATTCTTTAAATGATTTATCATTATTCCAGACAGGTTTGAAAAGTATTGCAGTAGGAAATGCAGAGCCGAAACTCTTAACCGCAATCAAAGAATTATCTAATGTTTATAGCAGTAAATTTCCAGGTTTACTCGGTATTATCGACGGTTTAAAATTTTTTGAAAGAATGGAATTATTTGCTTAAATCGTTTGAATTTTCATAAGTATGGGTCATGATTTGGGATGTAATCGTTGTATTTTGGAATGCCGTCAATTTCAAAAATAAAAATTTTTTCGCCTGACATCTTGCAATTGGTTCTTAATTTTTTTATGGCGTCTTTATATTTCACCTAATCCCTTGTGCCCCATTTCTGCGTTCTAGATATCTTTATAAGTGGCGCCCAATTTGAAGCTATTTTGAATAGCTGAATATTCAAACAAAGTTTAGCTGCATTTTTATCTAAGACTTTTGGTGGGCTGGTCTCGATAATAACTTGTTTTTTGCATTCGCCTTGCGATTGCATTGGCAGCATCGTCCTTAGCAGGTACGTTTTTCCTCTAGAAGTAATTGGTGCTTTTTGACAGTAGGATTATCCCAAAATTAGAAATAATATTAAAACAAGGAATAAGTGAAGAAATGAATCCAGTAACAATGCAAGCCCTATAAACGCGGAGCCTTTTCCGAGATATAAAAACACAAAGAATCCATCTGACCATATTCCATCTGTGCCTCAATAAACTTCCTTCAAAACGAGAGTTTTTCTTTAAGTCTGCGACTGGTATTCGCTTTGGTTATCCCAGCAACCTTCCAACACTTAATTTTGGCGGAATACTTAACTATCAAAACGGGTAACCTTACTTTTTTCAAGTCTTTTTTCAAGTCTTTTTTCAAGTCTTTTGTCAGATTAGGTCGGAACTAATACGTGTAATGGGTTGCGGCATCCTGTTAACTATTCCGAAAATGTTCAAACTTGCCTTAATTATACTTACATAAGAAGGCAAGATTTATGGTCAGCCTCTGTTTGAGTTGTTTGCTCTTCATCATCATCATTATTAATTAAAATAAAGTCGCCAAAGCCCGTCGATAAACATTCATCTTTGGGCGCAGGTTGAAAATGACAATTTTTATTATTATGGAGATGGGAAGTTTGAGCTGGTTTTATGGCGGGCAAGTTACCCGTCTTGAAAAGATAAGCTTTTTCTGTGTCGAGCCAGATAAACATTTCCCGCTTATTAATTATTTCAACATTTGTAGGGAATGTATCAGCCACAACGGTTGGCTCGCCAATAGGTTGATTATTTGCATCAACAAGTAATACCTTACACATGACTGTATTACTATTGCTACTAGTTAAATGAGGCCAGCACAGTAAGGTATAGTCGTACCCCAGCGCTTTACTGAATATGCTTAGAAATGAAGGCCCATCATGAGATAGTTCATTTGACCAAGAATGACCATTATATACTTGAGTCCGCAGTCCTTTTTCATCTTTAGTGGCTATCATAAATCCTTTGCCTGCGGAAGATAACGAAACAGAAAAATTATCTGTAAAAGCATTCTTAATCCTAAAACTGGTAGCCATCTTGCCCGATGGATTCATAATGTGAGTGCTAACGCGAGCTAGAAATTTACCCTCACTCCCATCAGAAACTATATTCTGAATGGCCAACACAAAATTACCATTAGCTAAAGGCGCAATAGTGGGTAAGAAATAAATTTTTTCTCGATTTGATCTAGCGCAAACATAGCTTCGGCGAGACTCAGTTTGGCACATTAAGTCTTTTTGAAAAAAAGAATTAGCTACATACTTAATGCAATACAATATTACATAACCCTTTTCTCTGCACAGAACCTGTGGCGCAGCCATTTCTTTGTACAGTGACTCTGAGTTAGTTGAATTAGCCATATTCACTTCTGCGCCTTCTCGCCTAACTACCTTAGGGACATGATTTTCATCCTCAATCAAGGTAGTTGTTAATTCACAAAAAGAAGCGTTGTTTAATGGCATTACGGGAATACTAGCCATACCTTTTTCTGAACAAACAACAGCATATAGGCTTGTCTCTTGTCGGGTCTCATATTCCTCCTTGGGGTTTATAAAGTTAGGAGTTGTTGTGCTGCTAGTACCCCAAACTACAATAAAAGATCCATCTTCATATACCGCAAGGGAGTTACCTCCTACTTGTAGATCATAGGTATTGTCATAGGGAGTAGTATGCTGATAGTGCGGGTGGCTAGCTAAAGTATAGGAGCGAATGATTTTCCCCTTGCCATCGACTATATTGACAAAGAGCTGCACCGGATCTGTTGATTTTGGAGGTGGTTTTTTATAATAAAGATTAACAAAACGATTAGGGCTCGCTAATGGTGTTGGGCCGATTAAAAGCCCGTCCCGTGCATCTCTATTTAAATGAACCTCAAAAGAAGGCTCACCCATCACTAACTTTAATTGACCACTAGCATAGTTTGGTATGACGATATCATTATGGGGGTCCTCCCAGGAAATGCCCAGCTGATTACTTTCAGAGAGAGTTGCCTCTTGTAGCTTAAACGTTTGCCCCTTACTGATTAACTTATATTGTTTCTTGGCAGTATCCGTGGCGGTCATAATACCTTGGAGAGTATATTTATCGTCTATCGTTATTTTGCCCTCACCATTGGGCGCATTGATCAGTACTTTTCCAGATTGACTCGTTAATTTATAGTGGCAGGAGCCAGAGCCTCCTGCTAAGTAGGGGAAGCTATTTCCTAGAGAGTTCGGTTTAGGTCCTACTTCGATTAGGTGATTGCCACCACCCCCGAACACAACGGGGCTTTTGGTATCCTTTTCAACGATGATGGGATCATTTTTATGCGAACCGTAATAAGTTAATAACGGAGGTTTGCCATCTCCGGGGAAAAGTCTTTCAATTTTCAAGTCTGGTGCGCCAGGAAAAGTGAGTTCGTTTTCACCGTATGATTGGCTATATATCGGATCTCCGTAGCGGGGCACCACAGAACCCAGTGCTTCTTCAATTGCTTTGAATTTACGATAGCTGATATGCATTTCTTTATTTACAAAAACTCTCGCCTCTTTCATTCGACGGTTTTGCAAACCATTAGAACTTTTGTTTGGTGTGCCATTCTCGTGGTAGACGGAATTTGAACATTCCATTATTTGTGAAACTACTTCAAGTGAGTCTTTTGTATCACTATATCTCACTAATGCATCGCAAATTTCTTGACCAATAAGTTTGCCGGGATTATTAAAGGCCATGCTCAATAAACACACCAATTCTCTTGGTTGAAAAGTCTTATGAGATAATCCGAGAACCCAGTCCTCCAAACGGTGGATCAGACTGTCTATTTTACCTTCATATACAATGGTCG
Proteins encoded in this window:
- a CDS encoding HAD-IIB family hydrolase — translated: MLNQYELTLATDLDGTFLEGDTEVKNFFYNKLTHLRSNIQLIYVTGRPIATVKQFCIQGYLPFPHYVIGDHGTHIVDGTTFSPVEHLQNPIIEKWNNANDRLKELLRDDKGIQLQPIDPPYRVAYYYEPSTLEDVTLQKIADAGCDTILSCDVYLDIVPKGVNKGSTLLQLLKSLDVNAETVITSGDSLNDLSLFQTGLKSIAVGNAEPKLLTAIKELSNVYSSKFPGLLGIIDGLKFFERMELFA